One region of Palaemon carinicauda isolate YSFRI2023 chromosome 40, ASM3689809v2, whole genome shotgun sequence genomic DNA includes:
- the LOC137631896 gene encoding dnaJ homolog subfamily C member 7 homolog, translated as MAGLFAQMNNKHKEAVDTFTEALSMETHYEEEIALLHVLRAEANAATEKPPHMDIVLDCSMAIEKGLEVSKAYMLRGRHLVKLDIFDAALKDFETVKIKKPEKFLKIIEDTKALQKEWEEKGHYEILGLEQTATKAEIIRSFRDLSMKFHPDRHRDNPEFLQEAFEEKYKKVVNAKLILVDEGNRRDYDEELRHEKEYDHWERSGGQWYRQEQPRYQPGQWNQRQQYNQGRPRWGEHRQYNQGPRRDHHRQGNDHQYYY; from the coding sequence ATGGCTGGATTATTTGCGCAGATGAATAACAAGCACAAAGAGGCAGTAGATACTTTCACCGAAGCCTTGAGTATGGAGACGCACTACGAAGAAGAAATAGCTCTTCTGCATGTCCTTCGGGCTGAAGCGAATGCAGCCACTGAGAAACCTCCTCATATGGATATTGTATTGGATTGTTCTATGGCTATTGAGAAAGGTCTGGAAGTGTCGAAAGCGTACATGTTACGAGGAAGGCACCTCGTCAAACTTGACATTTTCGACGCTGCCTTGAAGGACTTCGAAACTGTAAAAATTAAGAAACCagagaaatttttaaaaatcataGAAGATACTAAAGCACTGCAGAAGGAATGGGAAGAAAAGGGTCACTATGAGATTCTGGGTTTGGAACAGACAGCCACAAAGGCAGAAATTATAAGATCCTTCAGGGACTTGTCTATGAAGTTCCACCCAGACAGGCATCGGGACAACCCCGAATTcctacaggaggcattcgaggagaagtaTAAAAAGGTGGTCAACGCTAAACTTATCCTGGTGGACGAAGGAAACCGGAGAGATTATGATGAAGAGCTACGCCATGAGAAGGAATACGATCACTGGGAAAGGAGTGGTGGGCAGTGGTATCGCCAGGAGCAACCAAGGTATCAGCCAGGGCAGTGGAATCAACGTCAGCAGTACAACCAAGGACGCCCAAGATGGGGAGAGCATCGTCAGTACAATCAAGGACCAAGAAGGGATCATCATCGTCAGGGAAACGACCACCAATACTATTATTAA